The genomic interval ATCTGTATACCTCAATACACATAACTATTAATATGTATTAAGTATACTGACCCTATACGTGGCACAATATTACAattctatatacacacacgcgcGCTCAATCACGCTTTCTTAATGAGTAATTTGATGCttcttttcaggcatttttcatagtgttcaatggaaaatcggctccaaaaaacgcctcaagaagtgacatgctactactatttacggagcgtctttttacgctccgtttttttaaaaccgCGGCGTAAAAAGACTCCCCATGTGAAGTAAATGCTAtttttccaattgatttcaatgggcagatgtttgtaggtgttcagcttccgttttttcaggcatttttcgaggcgtaaacgctccgaaatacgcctgaaaacactgcgtgtgaacataccctaaggccctgttcacacagagtttttttgccgcggaaaccgcgccgcaaaactcgtcaaagaccgcccgaaaatgcctcccattgatttcaatgggagttggacgagttttttttaacgtgagtaaaaaaaacacgtcgcggtaaaaagaagcgtcatgacccatcttaaggcggtttccgcctccaaaacctcaTTACCAATCAgttagaaagaggaaaaaaacgcctcgacgagtgttttgacgagtttttgtcaaaccactgtgcaaaaaccgtctggagcagtttttgcaggaggaatttgcctcatgcaaaaaaactctgtgtgaacacagcctaaactgTCCTTTTTACTAAGGTAAGCAAGAATCatactgtgctgtcacttactcccacataaACTTTACTGGAGTGTctggagaatgaaaagacatcgcctcctggctggatgcaatgtcttttcattctcccgacactccggtaaagttactgtgtgagtaagtgacagcacagtgtgatcgcgctgtgctgtcactcccaCAGTAACGTCATACATTTCTATTTACtaggcccacttggtgaaaagtaaaaaaacgcccacttgggcattaagaacaaatttgcataacacttaaaatgctcataactttgtcaaagatATAAGtttgttttgtttaaaaaaaataaaaaaaaacacattacttttctacattaaagcgcctattagattaggtagaagttaGGGCaggtataaactggtgacagagcctttttaagtggGAAGAGCGAAATAAGCCACTATCGGACCCCTCTGGCAGTGGTTCATCTCCCATGGGAGCAATGGATCGAGCATGGTAAAAAGCAACACTCCAGATCCCTTCTTTCCCCTGAGATTTACCGTCATGGGAGCCTTGGAAAGCCCCTGTACACCTTAGATTGTCAGACGGTCTATCTGACTTGTATGTAATGTAAATAGCCGACTGTGATGGGTAAATTGGACAAGATCCATTGCAGCTTGTTTCTGTTGTTGACCGGTGACCTGTTATGTATGTTATTTTAGCACGTGCAACTTCCTGATTTGTCAGCCCTTAAAATGTCACTAATTTCCATTCTTTCTTTATAGTTCCTAGTGGCCCCAAGACATGGATCTCCTTtgtattcttcttcttcttcttcctttaTGCAGTAAGTTTGCTAAGATTCTTCTATATAACAGATGAGAAGTGGGAAAATTACTGGGTAAAACCATCCTTCAATGATGACTAGTGGGAGAGTATCACATTCAGCTCCATTGTCCCAATCAAATAAGTGTTTGTAGTGACAGAAGCCTCAGTTAGATCTCTTCTGTTAGTAGGAAATTCTTTGGCGTGTACTAAAGATGTTTTTACTGTATATCGGCAGCCTGATGATCTGCTCACATGTAATGTCCTCACGTACTCCCTGTGCTGTGGATTCTGTGTCTGCTACTATATCAGGCCTATGTGGCTGAGCACTATGGTTGGATGTGTTAAAGGGTTCTGCGGCTAACTAACACTTTTATGGGGGTCTGTTCTGAAGGCCTGAAGTTTGGATGGTGATTATAACTAGATCAGAAATCAGATTGCAGGAAATATCACAGCTGATAAAGTCCTCCTGCTTAAAAGGTTTTTTTCagagttagtaaaaaaaaaaatagatggctGGAGCGAAatgcaataaagaaaaaaaaaaaaaaagaggcattaCTCACCCGACAGATTCCCCTGCATTTCAGCGTAGCTGCCTTAATCCTCTCAGCTACTGTTTGTTGACATCGCTGCAGCGATAACGTGCCTGTATAACCACATGATCATTGGCCTCAGTGGGTATACAGAATTTTTCAATTCCCCCCCCCCATTGACCACTTTtttgagaacccctttaaggctggccACAAacattagatagctgtcggccaaatgtTCGTAAAGCCAACAGCtgatgctcccccccccccccgcatgtaTTCTAAATAGGGAGAGGATGAGTAAGCTGCTGACAGGAACCTCTGGCGGTGTCATCTCTCCTCTGAGAACAAAAGAATGGGGCATGATGCCATCCATCCTTCCTGATCTCAGGAGAGAGAGGGtccccatacacatgagatggATGGCTACTCCTGCCAAAGTAGGAGGTTCGACCAACATTTATCTCATGTTTATGGCCAACTTAACAGTATGCTCCACTTCTCTCTATTATGCCATTTAGTTTGTTTGTTTGGTTTAAAGGATCCTTTGAAGTCCGTGTTCCTGAAGCTCCTGTTACTGGGATCCTGGATGAAGATGTCACCCTCCCTTGCAGTTTTTCTCCTCCAGAAGGATTTTCCTTGCAGGACCTAAGTGTGTTTTGGGAGATCACGAAACTCCAGCAGGTTTATGCCTTCACCCAAGGACAGGAACAGCTAGAGAAACAAGACCCAAAATTCATTAATCGGACAGAACTGTTTCTTGGACAACTGCCGAAGGGCAATATGTCTCTTTTACTGCGTAATGTCCGTTTATCAGATGAAGGCACCTACACATGCTTTGTTAATGTTGGCATCTCCAGTTCTGCTGCTTTAAGTCTTCAGGTGGCAGGTAAGCATGCGTTATATGTGGGTCCATATCTAATTAATGTCAAACTATTTGTCAtgtttagaggggttttccagtccctaagaattgatggcctatcctcaggataggccatcaagagCTGATGAGTCGCGGGCCAACTcttgggacccccgccaatcagctattttgaaggggttgcagcgctcatacgagcgctgcttccccttcatttctacttgctcactgtgaatttgttcacttcttctcccattcacttcaatgggagaaagctgcaatactgtgaattgcTTACTGTGAATAGTCGACAAGGATGTagcagcaagtagaaatgaagaggaagcattgCTCGTACTTGCGCTTCAcccccctcaaaacagctgatcggcgggggtcccaggagtctatcctaacccatcagctattgatgatctatcctgaggataggccatcaatttttagggactggaaaacccctttaaattaaccCGTATATTTATCTTCACTGCAGCCTTTTACACTAAGCCTACTTTGCACCTCGAGTCTAGTGAAGGCCTTAAACCTGGGGACCAGGTAACCTTAACCTGCCATACTTACCATGGATACCCTGAAGCTGAAATACTGTGGCAAGATGGAAGTGGGAAAAACCTTACGGAAAATGTCACAACATCGCAAGTAGCCAATGAAGATGGCTTGTTCCATGTGCAGAGCTCTATCCACGTAACTCTGGAGACCAATGACACTTACACTTGCCTAGTGTATAACCCTTTACTGGAGGTGGTAACTCATGCATCTCTAAGTGTCACAGGTCAGTATAGGAAATACATAATTTTGTCATAGGTCAACCAACGAATGTTCAGCTTTTGGTCATCAGAACAGCAGACGTGTTATTTATTTGCAGGTTATGTAATAGGCAGTTACTTTATTTGCGCTCCGTAATGCTAGTTATGAAGTTGCATTATTAGTAGTGCAATAaattgaatccgtcagcagttttGATAGAGAATTGGCAGAGCAGCGTAATGATACCTGTGGTGTCAGTCATTCAAGTTGACTGGACAAGAAATCTACGTTTTACTGTCCCCGATTGCTAGTGCCACAGAGGTGGCCACTGTATGTACAGTGCTCCGAGCTCTCCGCACTGAATGCTGCCACCCCCACATATCATCTATATagcgctgtcagcagttttgagggctcaaaactgctgacagagaaCCTTTTCCACTGAATTCTATTtttcttcctaaatgcaaaattaagtaACTTTTTAAATGGTCTTCATTAAAATTGTCCTAGCATTTTGTTGCTGTAGAGTCTGTACAGTACCAGCTGGCTGTGTTTCTGCTTCTGACAGCACACTGCTCCTGGCGGCTGTCGCCTCAGGGCTGAGGTCATCTGCCCCCCCTCCCTTTTCTCAGTGTTACAGATAGTAGCGAGGAGAGGAATGTTCTaagatgcaaatatatatatatatatatatatatatatatatatatatatatatatatatatatatatatatatatatgtatttgtacaATAAATTAATATATTGTATGCAATAGATATAAGTGACATTTCTCTTAAATTACATTTATGTTCACAGCAGATTCTATCCATCAAAGTAT from Rhinoderma darwinii isolate aRhiDar2 chromosome 3, aRhiDar2.hap1, whole genome shotgun sequence carries:
- the CD276 gene encoding CD276 antigen isoform X1; amino-acid sequence: MDLLCILLLLLPLCRSFEVRVPEAPVTGILDEDVTLPCSFSPPEGFSLQDLSVFWEITKLQQVYAFTQGQEQLEKQDPKFINRTELFLGQLPKGNMSLLLRNVRLSDEGTYTCFVNVGISSSAALSLQVAAFYTKPTLHLESSEGLKPGDQVTLTCHTYHGYPEAEILWQDGSGKNLTENVTTSQVANEDGLFHVQSSIHVTLETNDTYTCLVYNPLLEVVTHASLSVTGQHLSFPLVAVWVTVGLCACLLGLLVALACVCRKHLKQTCEEEQEEAAGNEEHEENGELKTAMQPLKASTAEGDDTSTLE
- the CD276 gene encoding CD276 antigen isoform X2, with the translated sequence MDLLCILLLLLPLCRSFEVRVPEAPVTGILDEDVTLPCSFSPPEGFSLQDLSVFWEITKLQQVYAFTQGQEQLEKQDPKFINRTELFLGQLPKGNMSLLLRNVRLSDEGTYTCFVNVGISSSAALSLQVAAFYTKPTLHLESSEGLKPGDQVTLTCHTYHGYPEAEILWQDGSGKNLTENVTTSQVANEDGLFHVQSSIHVTLETNDTYTCLVYNPLLEVVTHASLSVTGQHLSFPLVAVWVTVGLCACLLGLLVALACVCRKHLKQTCEEEQEEAGNEEHEENGELKTAMQPLKASTAEGDDTSTLE